A window from Megalobrama amblycephala isolate DHTTF-2021 linkage group LG21, ASM1881202v1, whole genome shotgun sequence encodes these proteins:
- the golt1a gene encoding vesicle transport protein GOT1A → MITITEFQKIGVGLSGFGMFFVLFGILLYFDSVLLAFGNILFLSGLAFIIGLRRTAHFFFQRQKLRSSAFFLGGVALVLLRWPRIGMLVETYGFVLLFKSFFPMAFGFLATVLNIPFLSTILNRLSGSSSSMV, encoded by the exons ATGATCACAATCACTGAGTTTCAGA AAATCGGTGTGGGTTTGTCAGGGTTCGGCATGTTCTTTGTGCTGTTTGGAATACTGCTGTACTTTGACTCGGTCCTGTTGGCGTTTGGTAAT ATTCTGTTTCTGTCTGGTCTGGCCTTCATCATTGGTTTAAGGAGGACAGCCCACTTCTTTTTCCAGAGACAGAAGCTCAGAAGCTCCGCCTTCTTCCTAGGAGGCGTGGCTTTAGTTCTACTAAGATGGCCTCGCATTGGCATGCTAGTGGAGACCTATGGCTTTGTGCTCCTATTTAA GTCTTTCTTTCCAATGGCCTTTGGATTTCTCGCAACAGTCTTGAACATTCCCTTTTTATCTACG ATTTTAAACAGGTTATCTGGAAGTAGTTCTTCAATGGTGTAA